tatatatatatatatatatatatatatatatatatatatatatatatatatatatatatatagataataCAGTGCTGTATGTGGACTCCACATGGCTGGATGATCTACACACCACAAACACAGGACAGAGACAGGAAATGCCACCAATGCAGGCAGAACCAGTCTGAGTGACTGAGTGCAGCCACAGCAATCACACAGGGGTCTGATCAACAGGGTGGGATTAGCCGTATGTCGCTCGTCAGGTCAATGTACCCGTCATTGTCAGTTACaaccaacatttacatttccaaagCATTCTGGAGCTTCTAAATCTCTTTCTCTAGGACTagggaagaaaaagaagcatTGGAGCATCTGGATGTGGCAGAGCCGTCACAACAGTGGACTCTTCCCGTTCCGAGATGGGGACAGCAAGGAGACGTTATGGAGGGGTGGCGATGGGAAGGTGCGTGAGAGGCGTgcacaatggatggatggcgtGACGGGGTCATGAGGGCCCGGGAACGAGGAGGAGCCAGGCGCCGGGAGGGGGGGCTCAGCATGCAGGACgggcggcggcagcagcggtAGTACGGCCCTTTAGTACACAGGTACGTTAAAGTACTCATGACGGGGCTATGGGagagaaatgcacaaaacagtCTCGTATCACAATGCAAGTGTGTGAGGCACCAACCAGCCCAGAGAAACAAGGGGGAAACAAAACAAGGGGACAGTGAAAAAGGACAGGACACAGCACTTCCACACCgagaccttggtgaatagggtggGAAAACTAACTGCTACATTCTCTACAGAATTGTTTATGTATTCAATTTTTCAGCAATATTCCTATCTGGAGGTGAACAGCTGACAGTAGGTTATCTACCAGTTTTACAGGTCTGCAACTTTTTTTATCCTTATTGAACaaaacatctgcagctgtgGACTCAAAATAGAACTACAGAAATTGAGGCATAACTTTACAGTAAGTTCattaatgaaaagcaaaggAGTTTAATTACGGTTTATAAAACACTAGGCTATTGTTCACAAAATAAGCTGACTCTGTTCTCTACTTTTCACTCGGATTTAGTCATTTTGACCCCCCGTTCCACCTGGATGTGTCAAAGGCAGAGTacactaccacacacacactgccaggcAGACTCTTTTCACAGGTCATATGACTGCAAAGCTGTAGGTCTAACTGGGGAGGCGATGTATTTTGTTACTGCTGACCACTGCAGGCGTCAGCAAGCCTGTAGGGTCCCAACTGCGTTCTCTTCATTGTAGAACCTAAATACATGCAATTCTAAACTTACCTGTACCATCTTGGGCTAGTCCACAAGTACGAAATGCCTTCGGAGCATACAAATTCCACAAGGACACAGAACACAAAGGGACAAACAGATTCAAATACTCCAAGACCCATGTACAAAGCAATTAACTATTCCTCTACATGGACTCCCTCAGTATCAGTCAACCTCTACCAGTACAGGGTAACTAGGAGTGAACATGTGTTTCTAATGTGCTTTTTGGTATCTACTGTACTCTAGTGCTACAGGAGGTCTACTGGTGCACCCATTTACTTCAGTACCTCTAATTCTGGAATAACCCCGATGACTCTGAAGCCATACTTGGCACCAGCATACCTGCAGGGCAAACAGTCAAGCGTGTGAAGGAAGCGTAATGCAGAAGTGACCGAGATGTTGAACCCACAGCTCTAGCCTACTAGTGCGCGAAGGAGGCTCTCCACCGGAGTCGGTCCATTTGGTGTTAACAGCTCAAGTTCTTCATTTGTCTTCAATTGCTCAATCATGGAAGCTCCTGTGGACCTACCTTTGGACAATGCACATCAAGTATGTGAGGGATCTGTCACTGGTAGTTTTTCGTGTTGATACATCCAGCCTTGACCTCTCCGATTACTTTCAACAGAGGTCTGAAGAATGCGGGAAGCCCTGCAAACCTTACCATCCAGGTGTGTGGATGCTAAACATGCTCTGCACGCCGAGAGGAACTGAGGAGGACAGCAGAGAGCAAAAACTGCTGGGAAGTCAGGCAAAGGACTGGCCTAGAAAATACTGTTGAAATGCAGCATGACCAAATAGCACTTCTGCTTCTTGAGTTACAGCTAAGCTACGTTACACTTTAAGTACAAactgccagctgaggaagtggGTTTCATAACTGCTCTGCCTGTACATCAAAGTGCTTAATTTGTCTACTTTTTGTAAATATCCTActccagaaatattttttcattaaaagctatttaaaatggtttaatCTTAATACTCTGAGGAATGCCTTCATCCAAACAGCtccctttttaattattttgcattaGACTCTATCACTCATTCCTTGAAGCCCTAAGCCTGGTTTTCCAATTTTGCTGGAATGCCCTCAGCATTTATCAAGGGCCTGttcaaaatgcaattattttatattggtaGGCAAATATGTGCTATTAGATGCTGGGGGATGGGGTGGAATTTGATGCCTTACTGTGCCCAAAGGTCCAACAATCTCATCTGCAGttaaaacttttattaaaaCCTTACTAGGATTTCATAAATATAGCCTGGACTTTCCAATAACGTTTGAACCTTCCccagtgttaaaaaaaagctgtatttttgtTGAAATGCTGGGAACAAGAGAACATCCAGAAATGCCAATGATCTTTCACAGCAGCCAAGTCTATCCAGTCAGCTCAAGAAGAGTCAGACAGCTTAGTCTGGGCCCCTTATTACAGCAGATACAGAGATGTGATGACATTTAAATCTTTCCAGTTTAGAACATCAACCTTTCCatgaagaaatacaaaaaagacaGTTTACTAATTTTAGGTAATGATTTTCTAAATTGAgcaggtttttaaaatgataaagtcTTCCGCCATAAAAACCTCCCTTAGAAAAGTGCACTGTGTTATAGCCCCCTCTCATTTATCACCTGAAAATCCAAATACACTGACAGTGCTAAACTTTGCGTAGCACATCGGTTGTACCCTTTTACCTCAGAAATTTTCCCAAGCACTATTAATGGAAGAGGAGGAAGTTAATGGAGACAAGTGAGCTAAACAGCATTTTCCCACCTTGAAAACtggacaaaaatatttgttgacACATGCCAGTAGGCAAAAGAACTAACTGAGAATCATACTTTTAGAACTCATACAAAATTTCACAACTGAAGATAGAGACTCTTCAAGATACAGAAAAactgcccccgccccccccccaaaaaaaaaaacccaattaCTGTCACCCAAGCAAGAAGagtgttttcagtttgaaagCATTAAGAGAATCTCTCAGAAAGCAGAAGCACTGCAATCCAAAATTACACATTATCTGTTGAGGGCGAAGATGGCCACGCTTCATTCTAGGGTCTAATTACACTACAATAAAACAGATATAAATAATGGTAGCTTTACAATGTCAAGAATGCTGATGATCAGGGAGTAAAATGTTAGTAATATTCTTATACAGAGAAGGTCAAACAGCAAACTTAGTATTAACAtctatacagtaaaatacagcacATATAGAGATCACGGTAAGAAATACTATTGTTTTACTGTTCCTCTTACGAATTACCTACATACCACCTGCTGTCATGAGTATGAACAGGCCCTTGGAGTGAAGCATGCCCACAAAAGCTCTCCTAGCTGTGACTGGTAACCATGCAGCACTGGGTTAAAATCTGGATCcccaacaacagcaacaagcaAGAGGAACCAAGGATGCCACATGCAGGCTTGCACTCTGCTGAGCCCCATGCCACCCCACCGGGTCAGTGTGGTATTTACCGGGTGCCCGCCTCCGCCCTGCTATAAGACCTCCTCTGCGGCCAAACCTCCCCAGTCTTCGCTCTGGTTCTACAAACAAAAACCGTGCTGTAAGCTCTGGGGGCCACTGTTCAAAGGGCTCCACTGGgcaagggatgggggggggggggggggcgcacagGGAGTTcccattttgtgttttctcttggAAGAGGCTAATGAAAATTTagcacaaacaaaatgaaaggaCATAGCAGCAGTCACTAAACTAAACAAACACAATGATCAGATGGACTTTGTACTTAAATCTGCAGCAGCTACAAGAAAAACTGCCAGGATGAGAGCTGAACTTCAGCAAGCTAAGGCATTTTCTGAGAACTCACAACAAGCACATTTATACTGGCACAAGGACAGATAATACGTAACTCTGACTTAGGCTTCATGATCAATTGGGATATTAACATCTCTGCAGTCCTAGGGCTTGCCCCACTGACAGAGGCCAACACCAGTGTGCCGCCATAATAAAATGCTGATGACAACTAGAAAGCAGTTGCTCAGTGGAGAGTCCTTTGCAGCTCCTAAAGTGatacccacacacatacacacgcctATTGCAGAAGtgctaaaaatgcaaaaaatatggaGGCGAAGCAGATGTCCCccagctattaaaaaaaaaaaaaaccccaaacaaagCATGATGCACGCAGTCCTGATCCCAAAGGAACTCTGACGTTTCCGCTGACGTTTACACGTACCACCCTATTCTGATGGCAGAGACAACACAGTAATTCCCACTCCTCGCACTGCCTGAGACAGACATTTGGGTCAGGTCTCCTCATGTGGTCTCCGCTCACAACAGGCCTTTGTTCTGGACCCGCACACCTTCCAGTCCATTTGCTGACAGGCTGCTAATCCAAAGTAATGACACACCAGGCTTCCAGGGTCTACGCAACCCACACAACGCTATGTGGTGAAGTGCAGCAGTCAACGTAGCAAATAGGATTTCATAAATAGCTTCCATGAAATCAGGTTAAACTGCTACCTCATAGAGAcatagaaacaaagaaaaaaatgcaaaattgttGTTTGTCTGTAGACACTGCCATGTTCTAACTTTACAGCCTAGAAGGGTACTTACTTCTCATGAATTAACAACCTGAAGCAGTAAGTTTTCACACTTAACTGTACTATCAGTTTTTTCATTTAGGTATACTGGGCTACTCATGTAATTTATACTGGTTTATACGATGATATCAGCTGAATTAACTGTAGTCAAAAATCACGTTTCTGCATCTtgatctcttcttctgttggtGTACTGTCCTTTTTGTATTGTCCTCGGACACTGATATGCATCGCTTTGGAAATAAAGCAtccgataaatgaataaatgtaaatgtttttgcttaGCCAGATTAAACGGCTTCAGAATGGCTCACAGGTAAAATGACGACTAGTCATTCATTAGCCGTTTAAATAAAGTAAGGTTATTTCGGTAGGATAGTAagttttcccccccccatttttttttcacaacacCAAACCACTACAGACTATTATACTCAACTATGAACCTACAAACATCTAATAAGATTGATActactattaatattaatgataatCTTAGTTTATTTTCAACTATGACaatgaaggaaaacaggaagtttTGAGTTTATGAGGCTACTATGATTACATCTATCTTTGCATCAGTAAACAGCACTCACGCCCTACCACCAGTTAGTATTTGAAAGTGATTCATTAAACAATAATATCTAGTAACCAATATGAGTCTGCCACATGCCAGTAATTAACACCTAACTGCATGTCCAGCGATTCTAAATGCACTGTGAGTGCACTCTTCTGTAACACTTCCATAGCTGACAACAGCACATTGCAGCAGCACCATTACTGGAATGTGAAGAACTCTTATGTGATAGCTACACACAGACCAGACTTATAGCTAGTGAACAAAAGCCTAAGATGGCAGAGCCAGCCCAGGCCCTAGAGAGACCCAACACTTTCAGACTTATTTGCATAAACAACCTGTTTCTGGAGTGGAGCTGTCTCATCTGTTGACTAGAAACAACCAAACCACCCATAATTTAAGGAAACTGATATGGCGATCAATAGATACTCTACAAGAATGCTGACAAAGCATTATATCAAATTACTGGAATCAGGTCTCTCCAGTGCTGGGTTTGAGCCCACCTATGAGAGGGGTATTACATTGGATTAACTGGTGTTAGTGCAAATAGACTGTACCTGGAAAGAGGCGAATCTGTAAGTCTATATTCTGGAATTCAGAAATGAGATGCAAAAGCACAGAGATACAATTCAGATGATGGAGAAGGAAATACTATATAGAACAATATGCTCTGTAAAGCACCAGAAGCAGAGACAGTAAAACATGAATTCAGAGGACAAAGAATCTACTAATAAAGCTATGGCATGAATAACTGATGACTCCTGTGTGAATCAATAATCCCTCTCTATGCTCAAGACGCTCTTCAAGGACCGTGGCATGTTCTTTGGCTAATTGTTCAGAGGAAATAATTATGTCTGCTCCTCCAAGCTTCAATGTCAGCTTTCTCCCAGAAAAACTGTTAATAAAtggtgaaaatggaaataacaTTTGAGGAACTTCCCAGGACTCACAAGGAGTGCTCAGAATGGATCAGTGAGCTAAATTACAGCTGGAGTGGTTTGGTGACATTTGAAGGGGGTAACAGTTGTTGCTAACTGATGGTTAAGCTGTTCGAGTAACTACATTAAAGAGTAGCATCACATACAGGGGGTCATCTTCCCTCCCACCACTTAGAGAATCAAACAGGACTTCCACAGTAGAGCCCAACCAGGGAAATAAGTCAGTGGAAGGAATTAAAGCCAAGAAAGAAGAGACCTGGTCAGAGTGCACTGAACACCAGAGAAGAACCAACATACGCTACTGAATTAGTGTTAGGACAGAGAGATATCACCCTCTCAAATCCCATGTAGATcaccccccccaagccttaCCTCCTGCAGCAAGTCAGCTTGCTCAATGGCCTTCAAAACATTCTTCTTAGAGGTCTCCTGTGCCTCCCCACCAAGCAGGAACTCATCCAGGATGAAATAAGCCTTCTCAAAATTGAAGATTATGTCCAGCTCACACACCTGCAATACATAAGGACAACAAAACTGCACTGACAAACAATGATGAGAGACCAAAGAGAGGCGCTACAGGGGAAGGTGGCCTCTTGAAAAGAAATTGGAGAATATTTTGTTCATAATGCATTCATGGGAAGGAACAAAATCACAGGCCACGATGATTTCCTGCCACCTCAGTGGTCATGGTCATCATGACCATTTTAGGGCAGCTCCACCTCAATACGTATCTTTTGAAATAATAGTCAGTAAGcgtttctgtttaattttattaagaaAACCACATACTAATACTTTAAGGGATAACaacagatggggaggggactcacGCTGCCAAAGTACTTATCCAACAGCTCCACATATCGGTGGATGATCTCCAATGTGATTAGCTCGTTATCTTGGTCCTCGATGGCACAGCAGAAATACAAACTAGCATATCTGCAAAAGAAAGGCCTCTGTCAGTTCATGGATCATGTATTTGCCTTACATGCTCAAGGAGGATGGAGGGCTTTGTTCCTGCAGGATATTCAGCCCTCCTTTCAACAGCCAGCAACCCTGGTACTGAAAGACACTGCTAAACGCATTTGATTAGGGAAATAATCAGTTAAGTACTTAACGGCTTATGTAGAATAAAAACCTCTATAACCCTGAGCTACGAAAGGCTAAAGAAATAGGTCAGAGGCAAACAACTTGAGAGCTAGCATGTATGCTGGATTTTACTGTACCTCAGGTCTTTAATGCTTTACTTGTTTGTATGGGCCACCTCATTCTTGGTGTTCATCAGTAGATTGGCTTTTAACCTGCATGAATGCAGCTCCTCAGCACCAGGTTATCATCTAGGCTAACTTGTTTATATACATATCTACTACCAGAACAACTAGGAGCTTCAATCAACTGGTTCCAAAATTTAACACATGTAGGTTGCCAGCTGCGTATTGAAAGCTAAAACTTGCACAGGCACCAACCCAAAGGGGAAAGATTTCAAAAACTACTGAAGTAGATGAGAGCAAGAAAAGCGGCCAGTTCTGTGCTTTAGATCAGAATTTCTCAACTCTTGTCTCACAAGGGCATGATCCTTAagattttcctgttttctgtcaACTTGCTAGGACTCAGGGGAGGAGCTGAGCAAGTTCAATCAAGACTTTAGCAGCAAGAAGCAGGTGGTTCAGTGCCTGGCTGAAAAAAGCCTACGGGTACCATGGTTCTCTGGGATGGGAAATGATGAGTCTCGCTTTTTTTGACATGCATtttggagggaagaaaaaaaaaaaaaagaaaccgcAAAACACCAAAAAATAATCTGCAGACCAAGAACTAGAGGAAATACAACACAGTCCTCTTTTTCACACAAGATATGCTGAAGACAGGGTATTCCTATAATGTCAAATTGCTGTTTTCAGCACATATTCATCGAAAGCCCTGCAGCAGGTTACCCCTTTTCCTTGATAAATCAAACACTTTGCTTCTCTCGCAGCTCATATATCTTTTCTTTGACATCCCAAGAGGCATACACCGCATGTGTCCATGGGGCTGTTGCCAGGGAAGTCACATGACTTCAGACAAAGTCCTGCAAGCAAGAAATCGTGGTCTGAAAAGTTCACCACAACAGAATGCTACTCCAAGACAAGGAATGAACTCAATCTGCTATGCAACAAAAATTCCTGGTTTTCATTTCAGTCTGTGGTTCTCCACACATTAATTTACCTGTTcacttaataattaataaaacttccaaaaaactgttttttttttttttttcaaccatggaactggaaaaaaaaaaaggcatgtaaCAGAAGGAAATATACCAGTAATCTTAAAGTTGCCTGTTCAGTTTCTAGGGGATTTAACCTTAAAACAGTTAGTGGACAAAATCAAAGATTCAATTTCGTTCAAGAATAGACAAACACAAATACTAATTTTAATACTCTCTCACACTACTGTGGGAAGAAAACCCAAGTCCAACTGGATTCTGCCCATAGGGCCATGTTCTGTTTGTTCAGATAAGCCAGGAAAAATGCGACAAATCAAGCATACGTTTCTGCCGCCCTCTGTCAGTCCCTTCCGGCCAGTCGTAAGTCCCGGGTGACACCAGCCTGCCTGCAAAGAGTCTCTTTGACGTTTCCTAATGAGAACTGAAAGCAATCTCTCTGTCCTGTCAAAGAAACATTAAGGGCTGAGTTCAGCTGACAtgcagggaggaaaaaaagaggaaaacaattcAATCAGAGCAGGTCCTAAGGACAAAACCACATTCCAGCTCTCCATCACTACATGCTGATATAGAAGGCCATGGGTGTTAGAGATCCCTTCATGACTTCATTCTACTGTGTGCAGCAAATTCTGATGGTAcgcataatttttactgcaatttGATAAAGCAAGACTATTTTTGTTATGCAGCACCATCATTTCAAAGGTGATTTGTAAAAATGCACCAGTAAACTgctacaaataaatacaaattactGCACAGCTACTGCTGCCAAGGGACATGGGAGAGTAATAGTAACAGATGGTCTTTATTTGTAATATAAACTATACCAACTGGTGAACTGGGCAAACAtggatttaaaagaaataacatttaatcTGTGAGACTTAAAAATCCCTTTATTTGAACATGTTAAATCACTAAATGTTAATTGCTTGCACAAGTCTCACGAATAAATCTTCTTAAGTCTTCAATTGTGGACTATTAAAGTGATCATATACATGGCCCTGTAAGCTCTGTTTTTGGGTAAAGACAATCTAATTTgttgggaaaaataaaacaatcatcACTACAAATAGCAAGTAGTGCGGGTCATAAGACCAGTGCTCGTCAAGGTGGTTAAGTACTTCGGGCATTTTGTAATCCCAGAATGCCTGTCTCTTCAATCAGACCTCCACACACATCATGTTAATAACACGGAAATTGAGACACGCTTGTGCACATCTTCTCATTTCAGGAAAATGAGAACTCTTTCAATCTGAACTCTGGGAATGGCGAGGCAGTCTGCATTTTTGAGCTATCTGTTCCTCGTATTAAGTGATCCACCTGAATAGCCCCTTTGCACCTTCCAAGTGTCAAAAGTGTAAGGGAGCGTAATGATCTGATGTCGTTTTTACTATGTGAGCCCCTTCAGACTCAGCTCAAcccatcacattacatttatggcAAACTAAAAGATGACACTACCAACCATATTATCATAGATTACACCCAGTCTGAACACTGTACTACCGACAGCTTACCTCTCCCAAAAGGCAGGTACATGTTTTCTTTGCCCTTTGACAAGTCAGGGCCATCAACAGTAGCTGCACAGCACTGCAAGGTCACCGACTGCCTACTGTCCCAGAGTGCTCTGTGAGACTGCTGGGTAGGGGCCAATGTGCTCAGCCTACGCCCGGAGACTACTTATTTGTCAGCACGGCAACTGTAGGTAATCAGGCAAAAGTAATGCTCTTATTATCCCCTCCAGTCTGAGAGGAATGttactttcattttgttctgttaTGCTGCACTGTGATCTCTTTGTGAAAAGACCCCttcatttctgtcatttaaattaTACCATGGCTACCAGTGTGTACCTATTCTGTTTATAAACAACATGTCTACACTCCTCTCTTATGCCTGTACTGTGCTTTCcatatgattttttaaaatgtctcgTTTAGCTGaagaaaatattatacattacaCAGTTTACATGTTGCCTGAAACATATGTAACGAAAAATGTTGCTtctaaaaaattacatttacatttattcacttagcagatgcttttctccaaagcaatttacaatggatactatgtagtgttactagcccacacaccttattcaccaaggtgacttacactacaagatacactacttacactgggtcactcatccatacatcagtggaacacactctctctgtcactcacacactatgggggaacctaaacagcatgtctttggactgtgggaggaaaccggagcacccggaggaaacccacgcagacgaggggaaaacatgcaaactccacacaaaccgagcggggatcgaacccacgttctctcgcaccacccaggagctgtgagacattAAATAAtagttaaatttaaattaaaatcatgcAAAATCAAAACTGTTTCACAAAACATTGCAAGTGTCATTTTATCATCCctctaagttgccttggacaatggctaaatgaaaagtattattattaataataatcactttCTACAATGAAACGCCACCAACCCTGAATGTGTCATCTGCATGTATAGTAGTTTTCCCTCGTTTTGCATCACTCTCTGCACTGAAACCACACCCACTGATACATGTTTCTTGCCACATGTAGCGTTCCCTCATCTTTAGCATCACTTGCTACATTGAAACCACATTAACTCTAAATCTTTCTGGCTTCATGGAGAGTACTATTCCCTCATGTTTACTAGCACAGTCTGCACTAAAATCCCACCCATTATAAACGGTTCAGGgacatcattatttattattttacctcACGCTTACCAAAACTACTTAAAATGTATtccccatttattcagctgggatctttttactggtgcaattcagggtaagtaccttgctcaaggacactacagtaagagacaggattcgaacctgggtctttcgaGTGCAAGATGGCAGCTCTGacaactacg
This genomic window from Scleropages formosus chromosome 1, fSclFor1.1, whole genome shotgun sequence contains:
- the LOC108933228 gene encoding AP-1 complex subunit sigma-2 isoform X4, with amino-acid sequence MQFMLLFSRQGKLRLQKWYVPLSDKEKKKITRELVQTVLARKPKMCSFLEWRDLKIVYKRYASLYFCCAIEDQDNELITLEIIHRYVELLDKYFGSVCELDIIFNFEKAYFILDEFLLGGEAQETSKKNVLKAIEQADLLQEPRHEYFNVPVY
- the LOC108933228 gene encoding AP-1 complex subunit sigma-2 isoform X3 — encoded protein: MQFMLLFSRQGKLRLQKWYVPLSDKEKKKITRELVQTVLARKPKMCSFLEWRDLKIVYKRYASLYFCCAIEDQDNELITLEIIHRYVELLDKYFGSVCELDIIFNFEKAYFILDEFLLGGEAQETSKKNVLKAIEQADLLQENQSEDWGGLAAEEVL
- the LOC108933228 gene encoding AP-1 complex subunit sigma-2 isoform X2; the encoded protein is MQFMLLFSRQGKLRLQKWYVPLSDKEKKKITRELVQTVLARKPKMCSFLEWRDLKIVYKRYASLYFCCAIEDQDNELITLEIIHRYVELLDKYFGSVCELDIIFNFEKAYFILDEFLLGGEAQETSKKNVLKAIEQADLLQEEAETPRSVLEEIGLT
- the LOC108933228 gene encoding AP-1 complex subunit sigma-2 isoform X1, with the protein product MQFMLLFSRQGKLRLQKWYVPLSDKEKKKITRELVQTVLARKPKMCSFLEWRDLKIVYKRYASLYFCCAIEDQDNELITLEIIHRYVELLDKYFGSVCELDIIFNFEKAYFILDEFLLGGEAQETSKKNVLKAIEQADLLQEDAKEAETPRSVLEEIGLT